The Desulfonatronospira thiodismutans ASO3-1 region TTCCATGAGGGTCCCGGCGATCACGAAGCAGGGAATGGCCAGCAGGGGAAAGATGTTCAGACCGTCGAACATGGTGTTGTGTATTACGGACATGGGCAGGTAGCCACCGTAGCTCAGAGCTAGTGCCGAGGCTACCGCAAGACTCATGAACACGGGCATGCCCAGCAGAAACATCGCGCCCAGCGACAGGAGAACCATTGTTAATATACTGATTTCCAGTGTAAATATGCTCACTTCCATGACTGCCCACCCTCCTTTAGTAAACCTGTTCCACCAGTTCTTTCAGAGTTCCCTGTCTCCAGCGCCTGATGTACCCCTCAAGGATACGCCAGCTCATGAGCACAAAACCCAGTGGAATAATCATTTCCACATACTCTCTGACTATTCCCAGTACCGGAGAGTAGTGAGGAAAAAGCAGTCCATCCTGGAGCACTTGCCAGCTCAGCCAGGCAAAATAAAGGTTGAAAGCGATCCACAAGAGGTCTGTGAAAAAACGGCAAACCAGACGGGCTTTAATGGGCA contains the following coding sequences:
- a CDS encoding TRAP transporter small permease — protein: MPKILRLIGKFYDNFEEFFCALTMGIMVACLMVQVSVRWTTGSGMAWTEELSRYAFVWTVFIGAALVAKHGSHVRISAQFFLLPIKARLVCRFFTDLLWIAFNLYFAWLSWQVLQDGLLFPHYSPVLGIVREYVEMIIPLGFVLMSWRILEGYIRRWRQGTLKELVEQVY